One Cardiocondyla obscurior isolate alpha-2009 linkage group LG11, Cobs3.1, whole genome shotgun sequence DNA segment encodes these proteins:
- the LOC139106690 gene encoding uncharacterized protein, whose protein sequence is MLPRSTLPSIVVPKFAGEYKAWRAFRNLFTSLIINNSGLSNAERMHYLKTYLTREASTLIGNLTATWKNFELAWNLLSIRYENKRFFISAQLDRIINLKPLKTKLASGLKELLTTLLESLGALRVLDCGVQHWDPILLHQITRLLDPETRENWEVSLGSSKEYPTIKQFQVFLDGRTRALENLNPSVNLGSNKENQRPSSQSNRWSLTRNVAHSTTLDATTYSIKCPLCGKAHFLQKCERYQEMNFKQREDAGIIFNKSRVT, encoded by the coding sequence ATGTTGCCAAGAAGTACATTGCCAAGCATAGTAGTGCCGAAATTTGCGGGCGAGTACAAGGCTTGGAGAGCCTTCCGCAATTTATTTACatcattgataattaataattccggTTTGTCCAACGCCGAACGGATGCATTACCTGAAGACTTACTTGACCAGAGAGGCTTCCACTCTGATAGGAAATCTGACTGCTACCtggaaaaattttgaattagcTTGGAATCTTCTGAGTATCCGCTACGAGAACAagcgtttttttatttcggccCAATTAGACCGCATTATAAATTTGAAGCCCCTTAAGACTAAGTTAGCGAGTGGATTAAAAGAACTTCTAACAACCTTACTTGAATCTCTGGGTGCTTTGCGAGTTTTGGACTGCGGAGTTCAGCATTGGGATCCTATCCTGTTACACCAAATTACACGATTGTTAGATCCCGAAACGCGGGAAAATTGGGAAGTGAGTCTCGGATCGTCTAAAGAGTATCCCACCATAAAGCAGTTCCAAGTATTTCTTGACGGCCGTACGCGAGctcttgaaaatttaaatcctAGCGTTAATTTGGGATCCAACAAAGAAAATCAGCGTCCATCTTCACAATCGAACCGTTGGAGCTTGACAAGAAACGTCGCACATTCAACAACACTCGATGCTACAACATACTCAATTAAATGTCCTCTGTGTGGAAAGGCTCATTTCTTACAGAAATGCGAGCGGTATCAAGAGATGAACTTCAAACAAAGAGAAGACGCTGGAATCATTTTCAATAAATCTAGAGTTACTTAA